The DNA sequence ACCTGACCGGCCACCGATGACCTCCGTGCTGTAGGGTCGCCACGTCCACTCAAGGGGTAGCCAATCCGCCCATCGTCAAGTCGCCGGGGTGGGTTGAACCAGGCGCGATCCGGCGCCTGGCCGAGCATCCGCGCGGCGTCCTGGCGTTTTGTGGTGGCCAGCCTTGCCAGCGCAAGGCGCGGATCGTCGGCGGTTTCAGGGCTTGTAAGGTCCACTGCGCTTTGCTCGTGCAGATGCAGCGACAGCTTGTCGGTGTCGGGATTGATCACCGAGTCGAGGTAGAATCCTTCAATGGCCCGATTCAGGCGAACTTCACGCAGGTGTTTCCTGGCTGCTTCGGCCATGGGCAGTGGCACCCGCATTTGCGTGGTCAAGCGTGTTCGTTCGGCGCTGGTGGCGGCGTCGATCAGTTGTTCGACCACCGGCAAGGGCAGCCCGGGGAACTCGCGGCATACCGTCGTTTCGGGCCCGGTTACCGGGCGGTTGCGTGCACTGTAAAGCGTGTCGAACAGCTTTGGACGCTGTTCTATGGCATGCTCGGCAATCTGTTGCGCGGTCAGGAATTCATCCGTGTCCTCACTACTCGACAGCAATTGTGCCTGCTCATTGAGCACATCCCAGATACTGCTCAGAACGACGTCACCGCGGATAGTTGCCAACGTGTTTTGGATACCCGATATCGGGTCCGCTGCCTCCATCTGTTCGATAAAGCGAGTGAGCTTCTGATCCAGCTGCCAACGCGCAACGGCATCGAGCAATGCGCCTGGGGGCGCCAAGTTGTTCAGGTGAATTCGCCGCAGCGCTGCCTCATCCAGCCCTGTCACGGCCAACACTTGCTCGATAGCTTCATTGGAGAGCGCCGTAAAATTCGAACCCAGGCGTCTGAACAGGTAGTGCTCGCCTTGCCACTCCAATGGGCTATCCAGCGCTGCCCGCCAGGCGCCGACACCGTTATGTTCAAGGATGGGGGCATAACCCTGGGCCCTGCTCGGGTGGCGCAGGCGCCACTTGCCCGTTGCAGGGTCAAAGTAGGTCGAATAGGTTTTGCCGTCCATGCGGACATAGTGTCGGTTGCCGACTGCAAGCAGGCCTTGTTCGTCTTCGCTGGCCTGGGCAGAAAGCGCCGGGTCAACCTCGTAAGGCGTCAAGTCCGGACTCCACAGCCGGCTCTGGCCGCTGTCGAGGGTGATAGGCACCAAACCGTCGAAAAACCTTGAAGCGGCAGACGTCGTGGCGCCAATCACTGCACCCACGCCTGCCACCAGTGCCACGTTCTGCGCTACGTCGGTCAGGCGAGAGAGCGCCTCGCGGCGGTCACCTCCGCGCCAATCCTCGATGCCGTGGAACACTTCGCTCATCAGCTCAACCGCCGTAACGGCCAGCACGACTTCCGCCACGCCCGGGACAAAAAACGAAGCCGCACTCAGCAGGTTCATGCCAAACGTCTGCGCTTGCCTCCGTTTTTCTTGCAGGGTCTTGAGGTCTTCGTCTGCCGTCGGTACGGCCAGGAAGCGAGCATCGGCCATGGTTTTTTCAATCGACAGCCGAACCCATTCATCGAACGGATCAACCTGGACGAGAAGGGTACGCAGGTCCAGGCTGGCGTTGTCAGCGAGCGCCTGCTCCAGCGCCTGCTGAAATGTCGGCATGTTTTTGCGCGGCACCAGCTGATAGAAAAGCTTGCGGTAGTCCTCCTGTTCCAGGCGCCCCTTCAAATAGTTTTCACAATCGTCCCAAGTGGTGAATTCCTTGAGTGGGGAAACGGAGTCACCCGAGATGTAGATAACCAGCTTCGACAGCCGGTATTGTCTCTGGGCATAGAGGTCAAAGGTGCCAGTGGGCCTCCATGTCTCGAACAGCATGATGTTCGACAGTGGCTGCCCCAGCATGTTCAGGCGCTTGTGATAAACCTTGAGGCCTTCCAGGGTCACATCGGCCTTCAGCTCGCTGACCTCGAGCAACATGCGATACGCAAGCCCCGATATCTGCTTTTTAATGACCGCAATGTACGTAGCCACGGCCAGGTCGTGGCGCTTGTTGTCCTTGAGGGCTGAACGAACGCGCGCCTGGGCCTGAGGCGCCGTTTCGTGTTCACTGGCAGCCGGGTTGAAAATGGCGTTGAGGTGAGCCTGGTACTTTGCGCCCAGGTCCAGGGTCCGGCACAGGTCGACAAATTGTTCGGGCTTGATCTGTACGGGCAGGGGGCTGTCGTCGCCGCGCACCAGCCCGCTCCAATTGTTAGAGGCCCATGAACTGGCAGGGCTGGCCTCGAAATTATGCAGCGCCGCTTGCAGTAGAGACTGTTTGAAAGAGCTGTTGCGCCACTCGCGATTGCCCACTGGGCGTAAATCCGAGACCAGCGTTGTCGAGCCCTGAAGGTAAAAGTCGCTATAGATGTCCAGCCCGTTGCCGAACTGCCTGCGCAAGGCGTCGCTCAATAACGGTGCGGCAAATTGATGGATGCCGCGCAGCCCCTTGAGCAGCTCGCGTACCTTGCCATGATATTGATGACTCAAAAGCAGAGTTTCGCTCAGTGCCTTGAGTGCTGCTGGGTCGGCTGTGTTCAGCCAGGCGGGGAGATTCTGTTGTACCAACAGCTCGTTGAACGCGCCTGCAGATTCAATGCTGGATAGGAGGGCGGTTGGATTTTCTGATCCAGACATATGATCGCTCCGTGATGTGATAGGAGCGGCCAGCATAAATTCGTGCGCCGGGGCGAAATCGATAACTAATTACTTTTGTCGGGTCGTGCAAGGCGCACCCGTTGCCAGGTGCGCCTTCACGCGCCATTAGGTTGGTGACGACATAGCTGTCCAGATTGGCTTGCTGGCCCAGTTCGCCCAGGGCGCTGTGGGGAGAGGTGGCTATTCGGGCGACAAACGGCGATATTCGATCTGACCTGAATACAAGGCAATCCCCGATGGCTGGCGCGCCGTGGGCAAGAGCGGCCTGAAAAAGAAGGACTGCCTGGCCTGCATCGACGAAGTCTGGACCAACATGCGGCCGCTGAGCCTTCGCCAGAAAATGGCAGCAAGCGCGGCGGCTCAATAAGGAGACCCAAGTCTCGACACTGACCCTGTTTTGCCTGCCTTACTCGGGCGCCAGTGCCATGGTCTACAGTCGCTGGCGACGCAAGTTGCCGGCATGGCTGAACCTGCGCCCGGTCGAGTTGCCAGGGCGCGGCGCGCGGTTTGGCGAACCCCTGCAGACCGACATGCAGGCCCTGGCCCGGCAACTGGCCGGCGAGCATCGGCTGGCGTCCCAGCAACCCTACGCGCTGTTGGGCCACAGCATGGGGGCGCTATTGGCCTTCGAACTGGCGCACGAACTCCAGGCGCTGGGTTGCCCTGCGCCCGTTGCCCTGTTTGCCAGCGGAACCGCAGCGCCGACGCGGCGCGAAGATTACGATCGCGGTTGGGCCGAGCCCAAGAGCGATAAAGAACTGATCGACAACTTGCGCAACCTGCAAGGCACGCCTGAAGAGGTACTGGCCAACGACGAGCTCATGAGCCTGACCTTGCCGGTGCTGCGCGCCGACTTTCTGTTGTGTGGCCGCTACTGCTACCGCCAGCGGCCAGCCTTGCGCTGCCCGGTGCATGTGCTGGGCGGTGAGACGGACAAGGCCAGCGAAGAACAATTGCTGGCCTGGAGGCAGGAAGGCTGCGGCGATTTCTCACTGGAGGTCTTTCCGGGCGGGCACTTCTTTATTCACGAGCATGAAGAGCGAGTACTGGGGGTGCTGCAGGCATCGCTGGAGCCGCATCGGTTGTCGGCGTGAACTCAAGGGCATAAGGACATAAAAAAGCCCGGCGGGTGAGGCCGGGCTTTTGGGTGGGGTACTGCGGATGGGCGACTCATGCACTGATGGTGGTCCGGGAACGAGAGAACGCGCCGTTAGTGGCTCAAAAGGCTGTCGCAGTGGCGCACCCGCTCGACCGCATGGCGGGCGCAGTTTCTGATATTGCCGGGAGCCCCTGCGTGTCGTGCGCGACCCCGGCTCATGCGTTGCACGCAGTACATCAGACACGATAGTGGAGCGCACCGAGTGATGTACTTAGAGTATATCGCAGGGCCTTGCATCATCCTCGCGATGATGATGCGGTGCCAGGGTGTGATGAGGATCCGTGTTCTGCAATCCGCCCTCCAGCCAGTGGAGCGTGGCTTCCTCTGCACGACGGATCAGCTCACCGGTTTGCGAGAAGTCATAGGTGTTGACGGCCAGCGGGCACAACGGAGGGACGACGATCAGCTCACATCGACCGCTGAAGCGATCGACGTCGGCCAGGAGTTGGCGCATTGCCATCAAGTTGAGCGAATGCATCACGATGGCCAGCGCACCACGGGGCGGCGCCTGCAGTACGCATGGCGACCCCGTCGGTATGATCACCAGCCGGGTCGCGCCCAGGGAAACCGCCGCGCTGATCGGGGTATTGCTGGAAACACAACCGTCTATCAACGACCGGCCCGCGATGGTCACCCCCGGAAATACCGCCGGGATGGCCGCGCTGGCGAGCAGCGCCTCTTCGATCTCCCCCGAAGACAGGATGACCTCGGTACCGTCCAGCACGTCAGTGGCAACAACGTGACAGGGCAAGGCGGCCTCCTCCAGACGCCGATAGGGTAGCTGCGAGGCGATGAGCGCGCGCAATTGGCGGGGCAGCGCGAAGTGGTCGCGCCGCCCGAGCAGGCACAGCACGGTGCCCAATGTCGAGAAGGGAAAGATATCCGTGCGCCGCAAACTCATCCAGATTTGCTCGAGGCGCGCGATGCCGGCTTCGTCCGGGCTCGCGGCATAATAGGCCGCGTTGATCGCACCCACCGAGGCACCGACGATAAAATCCGGCTTGATCTGCTCTTTGTTCAGCGCCTTGAGCATGCCGACCTGGACTGCGCCCAGGCTGCCACCGCCGGCCAGTACGAATGCGGTCTTGCGGGTTGTCTGTTCAATCATGCAAACCGTCCGGACACTTATCCGACCTGCGCGAAGGGGTCAAACCTGCAATGCCGCCTCGATGCACAGGTTCTCCAGATCTCG is a window from the Pseudomonas sp. LS1212 genome containing:
- a CDS encoding NEL-type E3 ubiquitin ligase domain-containing protein, coding for MSGSENPTALLSSIESAGAFNELLVQQNLPAWLNTADPAALKALSETLLLSHQYHGKVRELLKGLRGIHQFAAPLLSDALRRQFGNGLDIYSDFYLQGSTTLVSDLRPVGNREWRNSSFKQSLLQAALHNFEASPASSWASNNWSGLVRGDDSPLPVQIKPEQFVDLCRTLDLGAKYQAHLNAIFNPAASEHETAPQAQARVRSALKDNKRHDLAVATYIAVIKKQISGLAYRMLLEVSELKADVTLEGLKVYHKRLNMLGQPLSNIMLFETWRPTGTFDLYAQRQYRLSKLVIYISGDSVSPLKEFTTWDDCENYLKGRLEQEDYRKLFYQLVPRKNMPTFQQALEQALADNASLDLRTLLVQVDPFDEWVRLSIEKTMADARFLAVPTADEDLKTLQEKRRQAQTFGMNLLSAASFFVPGVAEVVLAVTAVELMSEVFHGIEDWRGGDRREALSRLTDVAQNVALVAGVGAVIGATTSAASRFFDGLVPITLDSGQSRLWSPDLTPYEVDPALSAQASEDEQGLLAVGNRHYVRMDGKTYSTYFDPATGKWRLRHPSRAQGYAPILEHNGVGAWRAALDSPLEWQGEHYLFRRLGSNFTALSNEAIEQVLAVTGLDEAALRRIHLNNLAPPGALLDAVARWQLDQKLTRFIEQMEAADPISGIQNTLATIRGDVVLSSIWDVLNEQAQLLSSSEDTDEFLTAQQIAEHAIEQRPKLFDTLYSARNRPVTGPETTVCREFPGLPLPVVEQLIDAATSAERTRLTTQMRVPLPMAEAARKHLREVRLNRAIEGFYLDSVINPDTDKLSLHLHEQSAVDLTSPETADDPRLALARLATTKRQDAARMLGQAPDRAWFNPPRRLDDGRIGYPLSGRGDPTARRSSVAGQVRRLYPDFSNEQIENLLSALRISGADARVALLRRQREFESLDQALSRWVHESGPSTSRRPPERVQVANQLRRCWRRQTARLDRPDGSLLGYRLNLEGSRIGQLPELPPGTDFSHVVDLNLHDAQLLEIPEGFMRHFSGVQWLDISDNQLTTLPPALGRMTSLRALNLQANRIRLSAADIATLGGLRRLEELNLSLNRISELPDVSHLNLLRILRLRDTGIDRLPTGLLDRLDLVRVDLRDNRIRELPDTLFEADPRLVQHIVLHDNPLSANSLVRLADYHDRNHFYPSGPSHSTIPAPHVRTFWLPDADDSLWAQKNERWERLSAEPASEHFMRVLADLTGTSDFKHTRNDLTRRVWQAVDAAYENTALRKELFDLATIPRTCADSVLVIFSALEVKTLVFNVHSRALNAQDSSGLLTLARGLFRLEKLNDIATRDIADRTAITGVDTVDDLEVHLAYRIGLAHRLELPGQPRTMHFQEIAGVSLAKLDAAEAQILALEETSQLQDFIAERDFWIDFLEHKYASDFAPIDQRFEASQSTLWEQQAELTEEQYKERYLALTLTYQTGKRELVNEKTELEQQPRPTGISG
- a CDS encoding thioesterase II family protein encodes the protein MVYSRWRRKLPAWLNLRPVELPGRGARFGEPLQTDMQALARQLAGEHRLASQQPYALLGHSMGALLAFELAHELQALGCPAPVALFASGTAAPTRREDYDRGWAEPKSDKELIDNLRNLQGTPEEVLANDELMSLTLPVLRADFLLCGRYCYRQRPALRCPVHVLGGETDKASEEQLLAWRQEGCGDFSLEVFPGGHFFIHEHEERVLGVLQASLEPHRLSA
- a CDS encoding patatin-like phospholipase family protein; the encoded protein is MIEQTTRKTAFVLAGGGSLGAVQVGMLKALNKEQIKPDFIVGASVGAINAAYYAASPDEAGIARLEQIWMSLRRTDIFPFSTLGTVLCLLGRRDHFALPRQLRALIASQLPYRRLEEAALPCHVVATDVLDGTEVILSSGEIEEALLASAAIPAVFPGVTIAGRSLIDGCVSSNTPISAAVSLGATRLVIIPTGSPCVLQAPPRGALAIVMHSLNLMAMRQLLADVDRFSGRCELIVVPPLCPLAVNTYDFSQTGELIRRAEEATLHWLEGGLQNTDPHHTLAPHHHREDDARPCDIL